One genomic region from Evansella sp. LMS18 encodes:
- the hutU gene encoding urocanate hydratase, producing MSKRVIRANQGTELEAKGWVQEAALRMLRNNLDPDVAENPDDLVVYGGIGKAARNWESYEAIIETLKNLENNETLLIQSGKPVAVFRSHENAPRVLLANSNLVPAWANWDHFHELEKKGLMMYGQMTAGSWIYIGSQGIVQGTYETFAELARQHFNGTLKGTITLTAGLGGMGGAQPLAVTMAEGVCLAVEADPLRVQRRIDTKYLDVMAESLDEALRLAKTAKEEGRPLSIGLVGNAAEVLPEMLERKFIPDVLTDQTSAHDPLNGYIPKGYSLPEAKQLRSQSPGEYVKKAKASMAKHVQCMLDMQQKGAVTFDYGNNIRQVAFDEGVGNAFDFPGFVPAYIRPQFCEGKGPFRWVALSGDPEDIHKTDEVILKEFAENEALCKWIRMAREKIQFQGLPSRICWLGYGERARFGKIINDLVAAGEIKAPIVIGRDHLDSGSVASPNRETEAMKDGSDAVADWPILNALINSVGGASWVSVHHGGGVGMGYSLHAGMVIVADGTKEAEERLERVLTTDPGMGIARHADAGYEKAIETAEEKGIHLPLITRKGAK from the coding sequence ATGAGCAAAAGAGTTATCCGGGCAAATCAGGGAACGGAACTGGAGGCGAAAGGCTGGGTACAGGAAGCAGCACTCAGAATGCTTCGCAATAACCTCGACCCTGATGTGGCGGAAAACCCTGATGATCTTGTTGTTTACGGAGGCATCGGGAAGGCAGCGAGAAACTGGGAAAGCTATGAAGCTATCATTGAAACTCTGAAAAACCTTGAAAATAACGAAACGCTCCTCATTCAGTCAGGCAAGCCTGTCGCTGTATTTAGAAGCCATGAAAATGCGCCAAGAGTACTCCTCGCCAATTCCAATTTAGTACCGGCATGGGCAAACTGGGACCACTTTCACGAGCTTGAGAAAAAGGGGCTCATGATGTACGGCCAGATGACCGCAGGCAGCTGGATTTATATTGGCAGCCAGGGGATCGTCCAGGGAACGTATGAAACCTTTGCTGAGCTCGCCCGCCAGCACTTCAACGGAACTTTGAAAGGAACAATTACACTCACAGCCGGCCTCGGGGGAATGGGCGGCGCACAGCCTCTTGCGGTGACGATGGCTGAGGGAGTCTGCCTGGCGGTGGAAGCTGACCCTCTCCGGGTGCAGAGACGAATTGATACAAAGTACCTTGATGTGATGGCCGAGAGCCTTGATGAAGCGCTTCGCCTCGCGAAAACCGCCAAAGAAGAAGGACGCCCCCTCTCTATCGGGCTCGTGGGGAATGCCGCTGAGGTACTCCCTGAAATGCTTGAAAGAAAGTTTATCCCGGACGTGCTGACAGACCAGACCTCCGCCCACGATCCACTGAACGGTTATATTCCTAAAGGGTACTCCCTACCAGAAGCAAAACAGCTGAGAAGCCAGTCCCCCGGTGAATATGTAAAAAAAGCAAAAGCAAGTATGGCAAAGCATGTGCAGTGCATGCTCGATATGCAGCAAAAGGGTGCCGTGACCTTCGATTACGGAAACAATATCCGTCAGGTTGCTTTTGATGAAGGTGTTGGAAATGCTTTTGATTTCCCTGGGTTCGTCCCCGCATATATCCGGCCCCAGTTTTGTGAAGGAAAAGGGCCGTTCCGCTGGGTTGCTCTTTCTGGTGATCCTGAGGATATCCATAAAACAGACGAAGTTATTTTAAAAGAATTCGCCGAGAATGAAGCATTATGTAAATGGATCCGGATGGCCCGGGAGAAAATCCAGTTTCAGGGGCTGCCTTCCAGGATATGCTGGCTCGGTTATGGGGAACGGGCACGCTTCGGAAAAATCATTAATGACCTCGTGGCAGCTGGTGAGATTAAAGCTCCGATCGTCATTGGCCGGGACCATCTCGATTCTGGCTCAGTAGCTTCTCCTAACAGGGAAACGGAGGCGATGAAGGATGGAAGCGACGCGGTAGCTGACTGGCCAATATTAAATGCACTCATCAACAGTGTTGGCGGAGCAAGCTGGGTTTCCGTCCATCATGGGGGCGGTGTAGGTATGGGTTATTCCCTCCACGCTGGCATGGTAATCGTTGCCGACGGGACAAAAGAGGCAGAGGAAAGGCTTGAGCGTGTACTGACCACCGACCCTGGAATGGGAATAGCGCGGCATGCGGACGCTGGATATGAAAAAGCGATTGAAACTGCTGAAGAGAAAGGGATTCATCTCCCGCTGATCACCCGGAAAGGAGCAAAATAG
- a CDS encoding helix-turn-helix domain-containing protein has translation MGATVLIADRDKMECQGTEWFLSRSSAAIDAVYTSSCEQKSIELMENLQPDIIIMEIDMFSDESIKRIYALGERPERQFICTSAEATFEQAMRAIRIGAADLLLKPHSPARLYAAVKRSLNKLSGPAPQNSHSQNEETSGNNPFSYARLFGQEMEPLPPGCLISYIPGDKNAVFSTAEQLQSFYAPEKINMLPLSGKVLVYLPKKNKQEWEKEANQFLHFWEERNDTPLSCVIYDNAAPPLKTLKALYEETEDMAEMVFYQGQRKVLSFPEPVKWKTYDPFLSPAEQRKWIDMLNQQDFTAIKEDLYSSFLKIEKPYPSPNLIRTKLTSILAQIRRYMHLFNLTEGTIETQYEATYETILNRPVLYSIVQELYIFIQHVFEEALLKEKQSIYDTVEHAVFYLERNYWNSELRLEDAANSVKRNPSYLSHLFKEKTGLSFRKKLLNIRLQEARRLLLETPLTIKEITVLCGFREASYFSRCFHQQFGASPSAYRLSKGAISQFPFQAKNHIRT, from the coding sequence ATGGGTGCAACGGTCTTAATAGCTGACAGGGATAAGATGGAATGCCAGGGGACAGAATGGTTTCTTTCCCGCTCCTCTGCAGCAATAGATGCTGTTTATACTTCTTCCTGTGAACAAAAAAGCATTGAATTAATGGAAAATCTGCAGCCAGACATTATCATTATGGAGATTGACATGTTTTCTGATGAGTCTATTAAAAGAATTTATGCTCTCGGAGAAAGGCCGGAAAGACAATTTATTTGCACATCTGCCGAAGCCACATTCGAACAGGCAATGAGAGCCATCAGAATTGGAGCCGCGGATCTCCTTTTAAAACCTCACTCTCCAGCACGGCTCTATGCTGCAGTTAAAAGGTCTTTAAATAAACTAAGCGGCCCGGCACCGCAAAACAGCCATTCACAAAATGAAGAAACCTCCGGTAATAATCCGTTTTCATACGCCAGGCTTTTTGGCCAGGAGATGGAGCCTCTGCCTCCCGGCTGCCTTATCTCTTATATTCCCGGGGATAAAAATGCCGTTTTTTCCACAGCAGAACAGTTGCAGTCCTTTTACGCCCCTGAAAAAATAAATATGCTTCCTCTTTCAGGAAAAGTCCTTGTTTATTTACCGAAGAAAAACAAGCAGGAATGGGAAAAAGAGGCCAACCAGTTTCTCCATTTCTGGGAAGAAAGAAACGACACTCCTTTATCTTGTGTTATTTATGATAATGCTGCCCCTCCACTAAAAACGTTAAAGGCCCTTTACGAAGAAACGGAAGATATGGCTGAGATGGTCTTCTATCAGGGACAAAGGAAAGTTCTCTCTTTCCCTGAACCAGTGAAATGGAAAACATACGACCCTTTTCTGTCTCCTGCTGAGCAGAGAAAATGGATTGATATGCTCAATCAGCAGGATTTTACAGCAATTAAAGAAGATTTATACAGCAGTTTCCTGAAAATCGAAAAACCTTACCCTTCACCGAATCTTATCAGAACAAAGCTAACAAGCATTCTTGCTCAGATTCGCCGTTATATGCACCTTTTCAATTTGACAGAAGGAACCATTGAAACGCAGTATGAAGCCACGTATGAAACCATTCTCAACCGGCCGGTGCTGTACAGCATTGTGCAGGAGTTATATATATTCATTCAGCACGTTTTCGAGGAAGCACTCTTGAAAGAAAAACAGTCAATTTACGATACCGTGGAACATGCTGTCTTTTATCTGGAACGAAATTACTGGAACAGCGAACTTAGATTAGAAGATGCGGCAAATTCGGTAAAGCGCAACCCTTCCTACTTAAGCCATCTGTTTAAAGAAAAAACAGGCCTGTCATTCCGGAAGAAACTATTAAATATCAGGCTGCAGGAAGCAAGGCGTCTTCTTCTGGAAACTCCTTTAACCATTAAGGAAATCACCGTCCTTTGCGGCTTCAGGGAAGCGAGCTATTTCAGCCGCTGTTTTCACCAGCAGTTCGGAGCATCGCCAAGTGCTTACCGTTTAAGCAAAGGAGCCATCTCCCAATTTCCTTTCCAGGCCAAAAACCATATCAGGACCTGA
- the hutH gene encoding histidine ammonia-lyase produces the protein MIILTGDTLTLNDLKQVVRDREEVAPGSDAIKRVEETRNAVEAIVSNGKVIYGINTGFGKLSDVKIASEDVEILQKNLILSHACGVGDPFSEEVSRAMLLLRANALLKGFSGVRKELVEKLIEFINKGIHPVVPSQGSLGASGDLAPLAHLALALMGKGEVFYSGRREPTGKVLRETKTEPVVLKAKEGLALINGTQAMTAAGVLAYLDAEEAAEQADYISAMTMEGLQGIIDAFSEDIHLARGHEEQIEVARRMRHYLRGSKLVTRQGELRVQDAYSLRCIPQVHGASRQTLAYVKKVLETEMNAATDNPLIFEKGGKVLSGGNFHGQPVALAMDYLGIAMAEIGNISERRIERLVNPQLNDLPPFLSPQPGLESGAMIMQYVAASLVSENKTLAHPASVDSIPSSGNQEDHVSMGTIAARHGAQIVKNTRRVLAIEMICAMQAAEIRGKGKMGGATRILWEEGRKIVTSITRDRVFSEDIERLTSWLEKEQRKSME, from the coding sequence ATGATTATTTTAACAGGGGACACACTGACGTTAAATGATCTTAAACAGGTAGTCCGGGACAGGGAGGAAGTAGCACCAGGGAGCGATGCAATAAAAAGAGTGGAGGAAACGAGAAACGCAGTTGAAGCGATAGTAAGCAATGGAAAGGTCATTTATGGCATTAATACAGGTTTTGGAAAACTCAGCGATGTAAAGATTGCCAGTGAAGACGTAGAAATTTTGCAAAAAAATCTGATACTCTCCCATGCATGCGGAGTTGGGGATCCTTTTAGTGAGGAAGTCTCAAGAGCTATGCTTCTCCTCCGTGCAAATGCCCTTCTGAAAGGTTTTTCCGGTGTGAGGAAAGAGCTCGTTGAGAAGCTGATTGAGTTTATAAATAAAGGAATCCACCCTGTTGTTCCTTCTCAAGGTTCATTAGGAGCAAGCGGGGACCTGGCACCTCTTGCGCACCTTGCTCTGGCGTTAATGGGCAAAGGGGAAGTGTTTTACAGCGGGCGCCGGGAACCAACAGGCAAGGTGCTGAGAGAAACGAAAACTGAGCCTGTCGTTCTTAAGGCGAAGGAAGGACTTGCACTTATTAACGGGACCCAGGCAATGACCGCTGCCGGAGTCCTTGCCTACCTGGATGCTGAAGAAGCAGCCGAACAGGCAGACTATATCAGTGCTATGACAATGGAGGGGCTGCAGGGGATTATTGATGCGTTTAGTGAAGACATCCATCTTGCGAGAGGCCACGAGGAACAGATTGAAGTTGCCAGGAGGATGAGGCACTATTTGCGGGGCAGTAAGCTCGTGACGAGGCAGGGAGAGCTGAGGGTTCAGGATGCCTATTCTCTTCGGTGCATTCCCCAGGTGCATGGAGCATCCCGCCAGACTCTTGCTTATGTAAAAAAGGTACTGGAAACGGAGATGAACGCTGCGACAGACAACCCGCTTATCTTTGAAAAAGGAGGAAAGGTTTTATCAGGTGGGAATTTCCACGGGCAGCCGGTTGCACTGGCAATGGATTATCTCGGCATCGCAATGGCGGAAATAGGCAATATTTCAGAACGGCGGATTGAACGTCTCGTAAATCCTCAGCTCAATGACCTGCCTCCTTTTCTCAGCCCGCAGCCTGGCCTGGAATCGGGGGCGATGATCATGCAGTATGTTGCAGCCTCCCTCGTATCTGAAAATAAAACACTGGCACATCCTGCAAGTGTGGATTCTATTCCCTCCTCCGGAAACCAGGAGGACCATGTAAGCATGGGCACCATTGCAGCACGGCATGGGGCGCAGATTGTGAAAAATACAAGGCGGGTGCTTGCTATTGAAATGATTTGTGCCATGCAGGCAGCAGAGATCCGTGGGAAAGGGAAAATGGGCGGGGCGACAAGGATACTGTGGGAAGAAGGGAGAAAAATTGTCACTTCCATAACAAGAGACAGGGTATTTTCGGAGGATATCGAGCGGCTGACAAGCTGGCTGGAAAAGGAACAGAGGAAGAGTATGGAGTAG
- a CDS encoding alanine racemase, producing the protein MNQNINEIETPALLLDEIKLNRNIERMMKVRDTYGVKVRPHFKTHKSVLIAKRQLEAGACGITVATVSEAEVLLENGVDDILLAFPVADPKRIGRMLDWADKARIILTIDSKEQGSIVEEEAAKRSLSAEVWIKINSGLNRCGTEPGREAAELAEFLVKKCAHLDLTGMFTHAGHSYKASSAEELDAIAKEEAESVLNSAELCSEAGIKLKHLSVGSTPTFERAAKYKGITEVRPGNAVFFDAMQAGLGVASWEETALTILASVVSKRGDRLILDAGSKALTTEKGAHGNEAVKGFGRVLTENGELYVSRVSEEHGIIDYQDNSGSFEDISGSLALNDKVEIVPNHACVSVNLFNHYNLLLQDGRIEVLAVDARGKSQ; encoded by the coding sequence ATGAATCAAAATATAAACGAAATAGAAACACCTGCACTACTCCTCGACGAGATAAAGTTAAACAGGAATATCGAAAGAATGATGAAAGTCAGAGATACATACGGAGTAAAGGTCAGGCCTCATTTCAAAACACATAAATCTGTATTGATTGCCAAACGGCAGCTGGAAGCAGGAGCTTGCGGAATAACTGTCGCTACGGTGTCCGAGGCGGAGGTACTCCTTGAAAACGGGGTAGACGATATACTGCTTGCTTTTCCAGTGGCAGACCCTAAAAGGATAGGCAGAATGCTCGACTGGGCAGACAAGGCGAGAATTATATTAACTATCGACAGCAAGGAGCAGGGGAGCATTGTGGAAGAGGAAGCCGCCAAAAGATCCCTAAGTGCGGAAGTCTGGATAAAAATAAATTCAGGATTGAACCGCTGCGGTACAGAACCTGGCCGGGAAGCAGCGGAACTGGCGGAATTTCTCGTGAAAAAGTGTGCTCATTTGGATTTGACAGGAATGTTCACCCATGCGGGGCATTCTTATAAAGCTTCCAGTGCGGAAGAACTTGACGCGATTGCGAAAGAAGAAGCGGAAAGTGTATTGAATTCCGCGGAGCTATGCAGCGAAGCAGGCATTAAACTGAAGCATCTGAGTGTCGGCTCCACACCTACATTTGAAAGAGCGGCAAAATATAAAGGAATTACCGAGGTGAGACCGGGGAATGCGGTTTTTTTCGATGCGATGCAGGCCGGTTTAGGGGTGGCGTCATGGGAAGAAACAGCACTTACTATTTTGGCTTCAGTAGTTTCAAAAAGAGGTGACCGGCTGATTCTGGATGCAGGAAGTAAAGCTCTCACTACAGAAAAAGGTGCCCACGGGAATGAAGCGGTTAAAGGTTTTGGACGAGTACTTACAGAAAACGGGGAACTTTATGTAAGCAGAGTTTCAGAGGAACACGGCATAATAGATTACCAGGATAATTCTGGGAGTTTTGAAGATATATCAGGGTCTCTAGCTCTTAATGACAAGGTGGAAATTGTCCCGAATCACGCATGTGTGTCCGTAAACTTGTTCAATCATTACAATTTACTGCTCCAGGATGGTCGGATTGAGGTTCTTGCAGTAGATGCGAGGGGTAAATCGCAATAG
- a CDS encoding small multi-drug export protein — protein MLWETLWQYILIFVMAATPWLEILIVIPIGIAMGLNPYMVGIVSFIGNFLPIILIVYLLKWFQQTKWYQDWQEKRRFKKLQKQRKKEAAGTNRDMQSGTSETNHIESSVSSQEFNREKNVQGADMDVQGPSENPDASNLPAKRKSSKKEKAAAIFHKYGLPGLAFVGPIITGIHLAAVIALSLKSDKLKTTIWMGISLILWTIVITAASYYGIDWITRWF, from the coding sequence ATGTTGTGGGAAACATTGTGGCAGTACATTTTGATCTTTGTTATGGCTGCAACGCCGTGGCTTGAGATATTAATAGTAATACCTATCGGAATAGCCATGGGCTTAAACCCATACATGGTTGGAATTGTATCATTTATAGGAAACTTTCTTCCGATTATCTTAATCGTATACCTGCTAAAATGGTTCCAGCAGACAAAATGGTATCAGGACTGGCAGGAAAAGCGCCGTTTCAAAAAACTACAGAAGCAAAGGAAAAAAGAAGCGGCCGGTACGAACCGGGATATGCAAAGTGGCACCTCCGAAACAAACCATATTGAGAGCTCTGTTAGCAGCCAGGAATTCAATCGGGAGAAGAATGTACAGGGAGCAGATATGGATGTTCAAGGCCCAAGTGAGAATCCAGATGCAAGTAATTTACCGGCAAAAAGAAAGTCTTCTAAAAAAGAAAAAGCGGCAGCTATTTTCCACAAATATGGACTACCAGGTCTCGCATTTGTAGGGCCGATCATCACCGGCATTCATTTGGCAGCGGTTATCGCCCTGTCCCTTAAATCAGATAAGCTCAAAACTACCATATGGATGGGGATCAGCCTCATCCTCTGGACGATAGTCATCACAGCAGCCTCTTATTATGGAATTGACTGGATAACAAGGTGGTTTTAA
- a CDS encoding aldehyde dehydrogenase produces MNEAIHSLVQKQRDYFYSGETKNISFRQKQLHRLKEAIQRREQDILDALKKDLNKSEHEAFLTEIGFLYAEIKDMLKNVDLWAAPRKEKTPLTHTGTKSIIHKDPYGVTLLIAPWNYPFQLAIAPLIGALGAGNTAIIKPSEMTPNTSSVITELIADTFDEKYVAVVEGDAETAKDLLDENFDYIFFTGSVQVGKKVMEAASRHLTPVTLELGGKSPAIVAKDANIKLAAKRIVWGKFINAGQTCVAPDYILIHEKKRRKFLKYVVHYIQKFYGEDPGRNADYPKIVHEKHVERLAKLLDNDKVYYGGEYNAENRFMEPTVMIDVTQDDQVMQEEIFGPIMPILTYSDEYEVIEQVRNRPNPLALYLFTENKGTEQYILESLSFGGGCVNDTIMHLATPYLPFGGVGESGMGAYHGKFSFDTFTHQKSVLKSTTTFDIPLRYSKSKTSLKALKKMWE; encoded by the coding sequence ATGAACGAAGCAATTCATTCACTGGTACAAAAACAGAGGGACTATTTTTACAGCGGGGAAACAAAAAATATATCTTTTCGCCAGAAGCAGCTGCACCGCCTTAAAGAAGCAATACAGAGGCGTGAACAGGATATACTGGACGCATTAAAAAAAGATTTAAATAAATCCGAGCATGAGGCCTTCCTCACGGAAATCGGCTTCCTCTACGCAGAAATAAAAGATATGCTCAAGAATGTTGATTTATGGGCGGCTCCAAGAAAGGAGAAAACCCCATTAACTCATACAGGGACGAAAAGTATCATCCATAAAGACCCGTACGGTGTTACCCTTCTTATCGCTCCGTGGAACTACCCGTTCCAGCTTGCGATCGCACCTTTGATTGGTGCACTTGGGGCAGGGAACACAGCGATCATAAAGCCTTCGGAGATGACGCCGAACACAAGTTCAGTTATCACAGAACTGATTGCTGACACCTTTGATGAAAAGTATGTTGCTGTCGTTGAAGGAGATGCTGAGACGGCAAAGGACCTTCTGGACGAAAATTTTGATTACATCTTCTTTACCGGAAGTGTTCAGGTAGGAAAGAAAGTGATGGAAGCCGCCTCAAGGCATTTAACGCCGGTAACCCTCGAACTGGGCGGCAAAAGCCCGGCGATTGTGGCAAAGGATGCAAATATAAAGCTTGCTGCTAAAAGGATTGTCTGGGGAAAATTCATCAACGCGGGACAGACATGTGTAGCGCCAGACTATATTTTAATCCATGAAAAAAAGCGCAGGAAATTCCTTAAGTACGTCGTTCATTATATTCAGAAGTTTTATGGAGAGGATCCAGGCAGGAATGCAGACTATCCAAAAATAGTCCATGAAAAGCATGTGGAGCGTCTGGCAAAGCTCCTTGATAATGATAAAGTGTACTATGGTGGTGAATATAACGCGGAAAACCGCTTTATGGAGCCGACGGTAATGATCGATGTCACACAGGACGATCAGGTTATGCAGGAGGAAATTTTCGGCCCTATTATGCCTATCCTTACTTATTCAGATGAATATGAAGTTATTGAACAGGTGAGGAACAGACCTAATCCACTGGCTCTTTATTTGTTTACGGAGAACAAGGGGACGGAACAGTATATCCTTGAAAGCCTCTCCTTTGGGGGCGGGTGTGTAAATGACACAATTATGCATCTTGCCACGCCGTATTTGCCGTTTGGCGGCGTTGGGGAAAGTGGGATGGGTGCTTACCATGGAAAGTTCAGTTTTGATACTTTTACCCATCAAAAGAGTGTGCTGAAATCCACCACCACTTTTGACATTCCATTGCGGTACAGCAAATCAAAAACCTCGTTAAAAGCATTGAAAAAAATGTGGGAATAA